A window of Myxococcales bacterium genomic DNA:
CCCCGAGATCTACGCGATGCAGGTGCGCGCCATCTTGCTCGCGGCCCTCGAGGTGACGCGGGCGGGCGTGAGCTGCCACCCCGAGATCATGATCCCGCTCGCCATGACCCGCACCGAGCTCGAACGCATGAAGGAGCTGGTCCTGAGGGTGGCGGCCGAGGTCTTCGAGGGGCAGGAGCCGATCCCGTATTCGTTCGGCACCATGATCGAGCTGCCGCGCGCCGCGCTGCGCGCGAACGAGCTCGCCGAGGTCGCCGAGTTCTTCTCTTTCGGCACGAACGATCTCACCCAGTGCACGATGGGCCTCTCGCGCGACGACGCCGGCAAGTTCCTCCCGGCGTACGTCGACAGCGGCGTGCTGCCCAAGGACCCGTTCGTGTCGCTCGACCAAGACGGCGTGGGCGAGCTCGTGAAGCTCGCGTGCGAGCGTGGCCGCGCGGCGCGACCTGGCATGAAGCTCGGCGTCTGCGGCGAGCACGGCGGCGATCCGGCGAGCGTGGCTTTCTTCCACCGGGCGGGCCTCGACTACGTGAGCTGCTCGCCGTTCCGCGTGGCGATCGCGCGCCTCGCCGCGGCGCAGGCGGAGATCGAGCGGCGAGGGAAGCTCACCGCGGGCTCGACGAACTGAGCGCGGCCATGACGGGCCGTGCGCCGCGGAGACCCAAGAGAGTCGCGACGACGCTCGCGCACGGCGGGCGGCACCCGGAGCTCTTCGACGGGGCCGTGAACACGCCCGTGGTGCGCGCGTCGACCATCCTCTCGCCCTCGCTCGCGGAGTGGGAGGCGAAGCTCGCCCGCATGCTCGCGGGCGAGCCGGGCACCTACTACGGACGCTTCGGCACCGCCACGAGCCACGGATTCGAGGAGGCCGTGACCCAGCTCGAGCGAGGCCATGGGACCATCGCCTTCCCCTCGGGCTACGCGGCGTGCGCCGCGGCCATCCTCTCGCAGGTCTCCACCGGCTCCCACGTGCTGTTGCCCGACAGCGTGTACTTCCCCGTGCGCAAGCTCGCCTCCGGTCTGCTCGCGCGAATGGGTGTAGTCTGCACGTTCTACGATCCCACGCTCACGCCGGCGGCGCTCGCCGACCTGCTCCGCGCCGAGACCCGGCTCGTGTATCTCGAGGCGCCGGGCTCGCTCACCTTCGAGATGCAAGACGTGCCCGGCATCGCCGCGCTCTGTCGGTCGCGGGGCGTATCGACCGCGATGGACAACACGTGGGCGACCCCGCTCTGCTTCAGGCCGCTCGAGCACGGCGTCGACCTCAGCGTGCAGGCAGCCACCAAGTACGTCGTGGGTCACTCCGACGCGATGCTGGGCTACGTCGCGTGCGGCTCCCGCGAGGTGCTCGCGGGCTTGCGACGCACGCACGAGGACCTCGGCTACGCCACGAGCCCCGACGACGCCTTCCTCGGCGCGCGCGGCCTGCGCACCCTCGAGGTGCGGCTCGAGCGTCAGGGCGCGACGGGGCTCGCGCTGGCCGACGAGCTCGCCCGCGCGCCCGAGGTGGAGCGCGTGCTGCACCCAGCCCGCCCCGACGACCCCGGGCACGCGCTGTGGAAGCGCGACTTCTCGGGCGCGTGCGGGCTCTTCGGCGTGGTGTTCGAGCCGCTGCCGCGCGCTGCGCTCGAGGCCTTCGTCGACGCCCTCGAGCT
This region includes:
- the metC gene encoding cystathionine beta-lyase — protein: MTGRAPRRPKRVATTLAHGGRHPELFDGAVNTPVVRASTILSPSLAEWEAKLARMLAGEPGTYYGRFGTATSHGFEEAVTQLERGHGTIAFPSGYAACAAAILSQVSTGSHVLLPDSVYFPVRKLASGLLARMGVVCTFYDPTLTPAALADLLRAETRLVYLEAPGSLTFEMQDVPGIAALCRSRGVSTAMDNTWATPLCFRPLEHGVDLSVQAATKYVVGHSDAMLGYVACGSREVLAGLRRTHEDLGYATSPDDAFLGARGLRTLEVRLERQGATGLALADELARAPEVERVLHPARPDDPGHALWKRDFSGACGLFGVVFEPLPRAALEAFVDALELFGIGASWGGYESLVMPMDPARFRTATRWSYGGPCLRFHAGLEDPSDLLDDVRGALAALRRAR